In the genome of Lacerta agilis isolate rLacAgi1 chromosome 2, rLacAgi1.pri, whole genome shotgun sequence, one region contains:
- the CHMP6 gene encoding charged multivesicular body protein 6: MGNLFGRKRRSRVTEQDKAVLQLKQQRDKLKQYQKRISLQLERERAFARQLLKDGKKEKAKFLLKKKRYQEQLLDKTENQISNLERMVQDIEFTQIEMKVIEGLKIGNECLNKMHQVMSIEEVERIMDETQEAVEYQRQIGEMLAGSFTVEDEDAILAELDAITQEQIDLPEVPSEPLPEKIPETSPVRVKPKPELVAAS; the protein is encoded by the exons ATGGGGAATCTGTTCGGGCGCAAGCGGCGGAGCCGGGTCACCGAGCAAGATAAGGCCGTGCTG CAACTGAAACAGCAGCGGGACAAACTAAAGCAATATCAGAAAAGGATATCGCTGCAGCTGGAGCGGGAGAGGGCTTTTGCTCGGCAACTATTAAAAGATGGCAAGAAAGA GAAAGCAAAGTTTCTGCTGAAGAAAAAACGGTATCAAGAGCAATTGCTGGACAAGACAGAAAACCAAATTAGCAACCTGGAACGCATG GTCCAGGATATTGAATTCACACAAATTGAGATGAAAGTGATTGAGGGCCTCAAAATTGGTAATGAGTGTTTAAATAAGATGCACCAG GTTATGTCAATAGAAGAAGTGGAAAGGATCATGGATGAAACCCAGGAAGCTGTGGAATACCAGAGG CAAATAGGTGAAATGCTGGCTGGCAGCTTCACTGTAGAAGATGAAGATGCCATTTTAGCAGAATTAGATGCCATCACTCAG GAACAGATAGATCTTCCAGAGGTTCCATCAGAGCCTCTCCCGGAAAAGATTCCAG AAACATCGCCGGTCAGAGTCAAACCAAAGCCAGAATTGGTGGCTGCATCTTAA